The sequence aaacactaatgtaaaattagttaaaaatattaataagttaataaatctaactacaagttaatctataaaaattacataatgaagaaaaattcttcgacctttcaacctcaatcgtcaccgtgaatcaccgccatcaattgttcgatccactttcgctgtagtggtaacaattctatttttggatcgtattgcttcttacccccaaactgttaaaaaaattaaaaatttatattagtttatgtatatgtatattatatatttgttattatagaatttatatactataatcaataattaaaacttacagctttttgatcttgtatgtaacggctggggttggcacgtgcgacgatgtcactGACAGTCTACAACAACACAGCTTTcagattaaaaaattcttttttaaaaccatcatagacctgaaccccgttctcatacaattctattaaatcgtcaatcaatggttccaaatatacatcgatattatgtccaggttattgcgggcctgatatcattaaagaaagcatgttaaatttcatcttcatcactaaccagggaggaagattgtacataactaggaagacatgccatgaactatgacgactacttagagatctatgtggatttactccatccgcagacagaccgagacgaatgtgtcttggttcaaatttgaattcaggatttatgtagtttacttttttccaagcttgggaatctgcaggatgtctgagttttccatctttcactctcttggtctcatgccaaatcaaattttcagaatgttctgcactacgatataatcgtttcagtcgcggaatcaaaggcatgtaccacatcactttttgggggataagtttcctattctccttactcttgtttactttatggcgagataaaccgcaagtcgggcaataattcatgtctgcatattccttacgatataaaatgcaatcgttcggacatgcatgaattttttcatacttcaatcctatagaatttaacgtttttttcacttcataagtagattccgggaagcagttggcaaatggtaagatatctttaaaagcagctaaaaattgagtaaaacatttatcgctcactccattttctgcttttatgttgtaaaactttaccattgttggtaatcttagttttttacaaccatcgaacagaggtttatcagcatcactaagaaaattatcgaatttcttaggatcattaagaaattcctcctgtgcttcgttaagcaagtccaatggataatcatcgaaatcattaccctcgatatcatctaccccccgctttcctaatggatatggatcattaggtaaatgttcgccatggtaataccaattagtataacttctattgaaacctcgtaaatacacatggtccttaatcattgtaatattccctttagatacattacaacaatctacacacggacaatgaatacgatcgtgatttttagaattctttaaggcaaactctaaaaatgcatcgaaccctacttgaaatcgcagtgtgtctctctcctcacgcatccatgatttatccataacaaaaatcctatccaaaaaaattcagtatttagtaactaattatagctagttactaattacacaatgtaactaactaagtttctcacaatttattcatattaatttataaattactcaaattctcgttttagattagttcatattattaggttgttttgttgattagaatgttggtaaaatgttaaatatttttaataaaaaaagttgaGGGGAAAAGTTTTTGGTAAAGCAATAAgggtattaactaatatttttcccttttaattaacttttgctctttattttctttgaaaaataaaaatccacattgaacctctcaaatgaaagaaaaaaaaataaaaaaagaaggattttatatgtttattttgttaatgtatttagtaactaattatagctagttactaattacacaatgtaactaactaagtttctcacacaatttattcatattaatttataaattactcaatttttttttttagattagttcatgttattaggttgtttagttgattagaatgttggtaaaattaaaaagttaacataaatgtgaatattattattttttatgtgacctaacttcttatcactatattataattaactagttatttgtattatgtaaatattatgaatggttttactaagatttatcctaattctaccgaaatttcggcagcataacgggtgtaattggacgttcccaaaatttttacaagtgcctaaaataacaaacaaaacagataaacaatacaaaattaatccacccatccgaccgcagtacatgtattcgcagaacctacttcactacggatgaatatttaagatattcaaactcaactaacatgcattgataattaattatataataagaaaaagttagttaaagtatatacctataattgcaagcccaaatacgctacacacaaaattatgccgaacccctacaatataaagaaatacaacgaaattacaaaattaattatttcattacttataactagttataaaaaattttaacaagttacttagttactaaattatacatacatatatataatcaattatatctcacactattatctcaaaaaaataaaattatatcacacactaattcaattttaaaatttttatttctaaactaatgaaatccctccaatgtcattttattcacaataaatatatattacaaaaaatatataaaatacaattacaaaatttatttccataaaaaaatatacacacactatatacacacattatatacaaatattcaataaaatatacaaatacatatatatactatacattgaggtataaattattacctaataaccgcaatccgacgaccaccgtaaaaaatcccggcactatacacataaaacacaataatattactaataaaataaaaaaactcaaataataatttacaaaaacaaaaaataaaacaatatacataatacaaaaagaatagaagcaatatttataccttaaacgaggttgagattcaacaatttctcaagaaaaatcggtggccggatttcaaacccaaactttactatttgggttcggatgacactcaaagagggtaaaaaatcaaaactttttaggtgtatgttattaagtatcgaaaatggaggatttaaaaaaaaataggctaAAAAGGTTAAGAAATGGGGGAGATAAGGGTGGGAGAAGGTGGTGGAGGCGAGGCTTTTGGCTGAGAAGAGCTCTATGGTTTTTTGGGTTGGCTGAGTGAAgtggggaggaagaagatgatcGAACCCTATGTACAAGGgtcgaccctatggcgtcggttcctatgtaggaaccgacggcatagggtacacggtttgctgacacgtgtaccctatgccgtcggttcctatgcaggaaccgacgccatagggtagttcagaaaaaaaaaaaaataattaatttccaaccgcctctaaatggtataatgcaattttatacctacgatttttatcaaaaaaccgcctctaaatgtcaatttcgaacatagcgggtattttcacaccctttagcttccctttttataaatggggttgaaaaaactgcctctaaaggctaATATTGTAGTAGTGAAATATGGTTGataacatatatttaaaaaataatttttattagtggTGATTGTAATTGGACAGTTGATTCGATAAATAtatgttattataaaataaaaatattagtagaaaaaaaataaaaaataacaaaaaaagaaattagtttagcatgtattatatattatgtggTGTTAAGTACTTCTCCATGCCAatgattttcaaagaaaaatttaaattgataCACATTtagtaaataatttccaaaaactcaaataacaaaatttaaataattaaatggagtttgaaaaaatttcaacttaCTTATTTTTAcgggtttcaatttttttttttttttgaaaataaaggaAGCTTTATTAATAAACTTCTTTCATGATTACATCACAAACATCAGGAGTAAAATCATTACTCCTAAAAACACGATCAGCGACAAAAGATGAAGCTCGAGCAACAGCATGAGCAACACCattagcagatcgtttaacaaataaaatagacaCATCACTAACACCTTCCAACAATGTCTTACAATCGGAAATTACACCCCCAAAGTATGAAAACATAGGAAGTGGACTACGCAAAGCTTGAATCACCGTAAGACAATCAGACTCAATGGTAACTCGATTCCAACCTTTCTTTTTGAGCCAACTCAATGCCTCCCTCACACCCATAGCCTCAGCTAATTCTGGAGTTACAGCCCCGATTTTACAGCTAGAAATTGCTTCCAAAACATGCCCCGTAGCATCCCTAGCAACACAAGCAAAACTATACCTGTTAGGATCAGAGAAAAGAGCCGCATCGGTATTAATTTTGATCTCTCCTGTTGCTGGTTTTTGCCAAGAAAGAGCACCATCGGCTGCTGTCAAAAAAGCAGCAGTAGGAACGTACTCTTTGCCTTGCGCTTTACTCCATTGTTCCAACATACTCGAAGCCAAGACAGTGACAGTCGCCACAATAACACTTTTATCCTTCCAAACACAATCATTTCTAACCTTCCATATAGCCCAACAAGTCATGGCTATGATCTTCCTTTGATCCCCCTCAAAAGTTTGAAAGCAAGCCTCTATCCAACCTGTGAAAGTACCAACATATTCCAAATCAACATCTATTCCCGTATTGATCCAACAAGCCCGAGCAAAAGAACAATCCACCAATCGATGCAGTATTGTTTCATTATTGGAAGAACACACAGGACAAATTGTATCAATGTTGACATGTCTATACCGAAGCATGGATTTGGTTGGTAAACAGTTTGAAGCCGCTCTCCACAATAAATCTTTCACCTTCGGAGGAACTTTAAGTCGCCATAACTTACCCCAGAAATCAGACCCCACCAGCTGTAAATCATCTTCCTTTCTTTGTTGCAAATGTCGATACATACTTTTTACTGAAAAATTCCCTGAGCTCTCAAAAGACCAGAACCAAACATCATACATACGACTTGAATTTAAGGGAATACTCAAAATGAGTTGAGCATCCCTTGTATTAAACAGATCACGCACCAAGTCCACATCCCAGGCTAAACATTCAGTAACCATAAGAGCATCAACATTATGATTTAAAAGAGCAGGATGACTCGAACTGATTCTCGGATTCTCATCACATGGAAGCCAAtgatctaaaataatattaatttcagACCCATTTCCAACCCGCCTGCGAGCCCCCATTTTAACCATGTCTATTGTTTCAAAGATACTACGCCATACAAAACTGGGATTACTACCCAATTCTGCACTCAAAAAATTCTTCCCCGCATAATATCGTGCCTGAAACAAACGACTAACAAGTGTATGAGGCCTACAAAGCAAACACCACCCTTGCTTACTCAATAGGGAGAGATTAAAATCATGAAGATCCCTAAAGCCCATCCCCCCTTTTGATTTGTGAACCGTCAGCTTATCCCAACTCTTCCAATGAATCCCTTTATTATTCTTTGAAGAGGACTTCCACCAGTACTTGCACATCAACTGCTCCATTTCATTAACAGTCTTCAAAGGAATCAAAAAGACATTCATGGCATAACTAGGCAAGGATTGAGCAACAATTTTTATCATCAGCTCTTTGCCTGCTTTAGACAAAAATTTCCTTCCCAGCTCTGAATCTTCTTCCTCATCTTCTCTTTTAAGAACCCCAGTAAAGCATTTTTATTTCTACCCAAGATGTTTGGAAGACCCAAATAAGTACTTGTTTCTCTTGCCTCTTGAACCTTCAATACAGAACATATTCTTGCACGAACATCCATCCCAGTATTGGCACTAAAGAAAACAGAGGACTTATTCAAATTTACCTGTTGTCCAGAGGCCAACTGAAAACAATGTAGGAGCTCCATCACGTTAGTTGCTTCCTCCTCAGTAGCCCGACAATACAGATAACTATCATCAGCAAAAAACATGTGGGTAATAACAGGAGCTCCACGAGCTACTTTACAACCCCTAAGCTTTCCTCGCCTCTCAAAGTCTGAAATAAGTGCCGACAACCCCTCCGCACACAAGAGAAAAAGATAAGGCGATAGAGGATCACCCTGTCTTAGACCTCGTGTAGGCACAATAGGACCCAATTCCTTTCCACCCGAAAGGATATTGTATGATACCGAACGGACACAACACATAATCAAATGAATCCATTGTTCACTAAACCCCATCTTCTTCATAATTGCCTGAAGAAAACCCCATTCAACCCTATCATATGCCTTACTCATGTCAAGTTTGATAGCCATAACTCCCTCCTTGCCTGAGCTCTTGCGTTTCAGATAATGCATAATCTCAAAGGAAATTAAGATATTATCAGTAATAAGCCTCCCAGGAATGAAAGCACTTTGAGATTCTGAATTGACATGATGAAGAACACCTTTCAACCGGTTGCCTAACACCTTTGAGACTATTTTGTAAATCACATTACAAAGAGCAATGGGCCGAAGATCATTCATAGACTCAGGCTTAGACTTCTTAGGAATAAGAACAATATGGGTGTCATAAAGATTAGTCGGAAACTCACCAAGCATAAAAAAGTTTTGCACCAGCTTCACTATATCCGAACCGACTATGTCCCAGAACTTCTAATAGAACCCCGGATTAAAACCGTCAGGACCCGGGGATTTATCTGGATGCATTTGGAACAAAGCTCTCTTCACTTCTTCACTATCAATCGGAGTCACAAGATCATGATTCATCTCAGTAGTTACTCTTCCTTGGACACAATTAGTGACTCGTTCCCAGCTTATATCCGAAGCAGCAAAAAGAACTGTATAATAGTCAATCATCACCGTAGCCAATCCACTATCCCAATCCACCCACACACCATTGTCATTCTTGAGTGAAACAATCTGGTTATTTTTCTTTCTCGTATTTGCACAAGCATGGAAATATTTTGTGTTCTTGTCCCCTGCTTGTAACCAAAGTTGCTTTGATCGTTGTCTCCAAAAGACCTCCTTctgtgtaagaatctcaaaaaGTTGTTCATGAGTATCCTTATATTTCTGTACCGAAGTATCGTCTCGACGCCCTTTCAATTTTTTCAACTCCTTGTTACATCGAGCAATACGATCCTTAAAGTTTCCAGTTATATCTTTTCCCCATTCAGCAAGGGAGGTGCTACAACACTTAATTTTCTGGTACAAAGGATCATCATTAAATATTTCTCAACTATCATGAACAATCTGCCTACACATAGGCTCCCTACTCCAAGCATTCTCAAACCGAAATCTTTTAAGAAACACCTCCGGTTTTCGAAAAGCAAGATCAAGCCAAAGCGGAGAGTGATCTGAAGCTGAGACTTCCATGTTAAAAAGCTTAGCAGCCAAAAAAAGAGAGTTCCAAGCATTAGAGATTAGAGCACGATCAAGTCTAACTTCAATCCAATTTGGCGTACCTTTCCCCTTCTCCCAAGTAAAAGGATGCCCGATAAGATCCATATCCAGCAGCTCACACTCATCTATAACTTCTTGAAAGCCATCAACAAGCCACCCTGGATAAGGGCGCCCCCCACGTTTATCTCCTTGAGACAAAACGTTATTAAGATCCCCCATGAGACACCAAGGCAACGTAGATTCCTTGGAAAGTTGCCGTATTCTTCCCCAAGTATTCGATCTTAAACTTCTTTGTGGCTCTCCATAGAAACCGGTAAAACAAAATTTCGGATATCCATCCAAATGAAAAACCATATCAATATGATTAGTGCTATAGGTTAGGAGTCTACCTTCATGTTGGAACTTCCATATCATTGCCAAGCCTCCACTATGTCTGACagcatcaacaacaaaacaagcTTCATAACCCAAACTACTTTTTacaaactcaactttttcttttttactaatAGTTTCACACAAAAAGATCACATTGGGCTTCTTTTGGAATACAATTTCCTTCAAGAATTGAACCACCCGAGGGTTCCCAAGCCCCCGACAATTCCAATTTAAAAAACTCATAATCCTTGGCGGGTCCCATTTTTGGTACCCGCCTTTAACtcgtttttttgaaaaatatcatctTCCTCTCTTATTGCTGCTGGACCGAATTTATCCCCCATCCCAATCTCTCCTTCGTCAATATGTAGGCCCATATTAATTTCTGTTGCATTCAAGTTGGCCCTACCCACATCACCACTCCTTTTATCAACCaaactttgggccggcccaataGCTTGAGTGTGATCATGGCCCACTTCAGAAAACTCATCAACTCTCCTTCGTTTTGGATCCGTAAAAATGAACCCTCCATTTTCAAAGCCACTTTCCTTTCCCGCTCCCTCATTCATCAATATCCCTGAATTTGTGGAGATTTCCTTTCCACCGTGATCCCCTCCCATGATC is a genomic window of Cannabis sativa cultivar Pink pepper isolate KNU-18-1 chromosome 9, ASM2916894v1, whole genome shotgun sequence containing:
- the LOC133031228 gene encoding uncharacterized protein LOC133031228, with protein sequence MSFLNWNCRGLGNPRVVQFLKEIVFQKKPNVIFLCETISKKEKVEFVKSSLGYEACFVVDAVRHSGGLAMIWKFQHEGRLLTYSTNHIDMVFHLDGYPKFCFTGFYGEPQRSLRSNTWGRIRQLSKESTLPWCLMGDLNNVLSQGDKRGGRPYPGWLVDGFQEVIDECELLDMDLIGHPFTWEKGKGTPNWIEVRLDRALISNAWNSLFLAAKLFNMEVSASDHSPLWLDLAFRKPEKIKCCSTSLAEWGKDITGNFKDRIARCNKELKKLKGRRDDTSVQKYKDTHEQLFEILTQKEVFWRQRSKQLWLQAGDKNTKYFHACANTRKKNNQIVSLKNDNGVWVDWDSGLATVMIDYYTVLFAASDISWERVTNCVQGRVTTEMNHDLVTPIDSEEVKRALFQMHPDKSPGPDGFNPGFY